From the genome of Gracilibacillus salitolerans, one region includes:
- a CDS encoding L-threonylcarbamoyladenylate synthase: protein MKTEKWDASKQSLIKAAQLLNDQEVVAFPTETVYGLGADATSEVAVSKIFKAKGRPSDNPLIVHVHEPNQIKHYVREISTMAQKLIDHFMPGPFTIILKSNGIVADTVTANLDTVAIRIPDHEIGRALIQEANLPLAAPSANLSGKPSPTTAEHVYQDLYGRIAGIIDGGATGVGLESTVVDATGDIPVILRPGGVTKQQIEKVAGTVELTGSLKEKQPKSPGMKYNHYEPDAPLVLIDGDQTFFQNHIKTYQQAGKKVGIIASKPIVDQLQADISYNCGSKDNLSEVAANLYFALRYFNDTNVDIILAETYPQEGIGDAIMNRLTKAATHRHIQNTNI from the coding sequence ATGAAAACAGAAAAATGGGATGCAAGCAAACAGTCATTAATAAAAGCCGCTCAATTATTGAACGATCAAGAAGTAGTGGCATTTCCCACGGAAACAGTTTACGGATTGGGCGCAGATGCAACAAGCGAAGTGGCTGTCTCCAAGATTTTTAAAGCAAAAGGACGCCCATCCGATAATCCGTTAATAGTCCATGTGCATGAACCAAATCAAATAAAACATTATGTAAGAGAGATATCCACAATGGCTCAAAAGCTAATTGACCATTTTATGCCAGGACCTTTTACCATTATTTTAAAAAGTAATGGAATTGTCGCAGATACAGTTACGGCTAACTTGGATACCGTGGCGATTCGTATTCCTGATCATGAAATTGGCAGAGCTCTTATTCAAGAAGCTAATCTGCCGCTTGCTGCACCAAGTGCTAATCTATCAGGAAAACCGAGTCCAACGACGGCAGAGCATGTCTATCAAGATTTATATGGTAGAATCGCCGGAATTATTGATGGAGGCGCCACGGGAGTTGGCTTGGAATCAACGGTGGTGGATGCAACAGGTGATATCCCGGTTATTTTAAGACCTGGTGGTGTGACAAAACAGCAAATAGAGAAAGTAGCTGGCACAGTCGAATTAACAGGATCACTAAAGGAAAAGCAGCCGAAATCACCGGGGATGAAATATAATCATTATGAACCCGATGCTCCACTTGTATTAATAGATGGCGATCAAACTTTTTTTCAAAATCATATCAAAACCTATCAACAGGCAGGAAAAAAAGTAGGCATCATCGCTAGTAAACCGATAGTTGATCAGCTCCAGGCAGACATTAGCTATAACTGTGGCAGCAAAGATAATTTATCAGAAGTAGCCGCCAACTTATACTTCGCACTAAGATACTTTAATGATACCAATGTCGACATCATTTTAGCTGAAACCTACCCGCAGGAAGGAATCGGTGATGCTATTATGAACCGACTTACCAAAGCCGCCACCCACCGCCATATCCAAAACACAAACATATAA
- a CDS encoding serine hydroxymethyltransferase — protein sequence MDHVKNFDAELFQAMEDERKRQNDKIELIASENFVSEAVMEAQGSVLTNKYAEGYPGRRYYGGCEHVDVAEDLARDRAKELFGAEHVNVQTHSGAQANMAVYFTILEPGDKVLGMNLSHGGHLTHGSPVNFSGKLFDFVDYGVDQESEQIDYEDVLAKAKEVQPKLIVAGASAYPRQIDFAKFREIADEVGAYLMVDMAHIAGLVATGLHPDPVPHAHFVTTTTHKTLRGPRGGMVLCKEEFAKKIDKTVFPGMQGGPLMHVIAAKAVALKEALQPSFKEYGQNIIKNAKKFGEVLESEGIRTVSGGTDNHLLLLDVRGLNLTGKVAEAALDEVGITTNKNTIPFDPESPFVTSGIRVGTAAVTSRGFGETEMEEIAKIIALTLKNPEDEATLKEARERVTALTAKFPLYQ from the coding sequence ATGGATCACGTAAAAAATTTTGATGCAGAACTTTTTCAAGCGATGGAAGATGAAAGAAAGCGCCAAAACGATAAGATTGAATTGATTGCTTCAGAAAACTTTGTCTCAGAGGCGGTAATGGAAGCACAAGGATCGGTATTAACCAATAAGTATGCAGAAGGCTATCCAGGTCGTCGCTACTATGGTGGATGTGAGCATGTCGATGTTGCTGAGGATTTAGCGCGCGATCGTGCCAAAGAACTGTTTGGTGCAGAGCATGTCAATGTACAGACACACTCTGGTGCACAGGCTAACATGGCTGTTTATTTTACTATTTTAGAGCCAGGAGATAAGGTACTTGGAATGAATCTAAGTCATGGTGGACACTTAACACACGGAAGTCCGGTTAACTTTAGTGGTAAACTATTCGATTTCGTTGATTATGGTGTTGATCAGGAATCCGAACAAATCGATTATGAAGATGTCTTGGCAAAGGCGAAAGAAGTACAACCGAAATTGATCGTTGCCGGTGCAAGTGCCTACCCACGCCAAATTGATTTTGCGAAATTCCGTGAAATTGCCGATGAAGTGGGTGCATATTTAATGGTAGATATGGCACACATCGCAGGACTTGTGGCAACAGGTTTACACCCAGATCCGGTACCACACGCACATTTTGTAACGACAACAACGCACAAAACCTTACGCGGTCCACGTGGTGGTATGGTGTTATGTAAAGAAGAATTTGCTAAGAAAATTGATAAAACAGTATTCCCAGGTATGCAAGGTGGTCCGTTAATGCACGTGATCGCAGCAAAAGCGGTAGCCTTAAAAGAAGCATTGCAGCCATCTTTTAAAGAGTACGGTCAAAATATTATTAAAAATGCAAAGAAATTCGGGGAAGTATTAGAATCAGAAGGTATCCGCACTGTATCAGGCGGGACAGACAACCATCTGTTATTATTAGATGTTCGCGGTTTAAACCTAACTGGAAAAGTCGCAGAAGCAGCGCTGGATGAAGTAGGTATCACTACAAACAAAAACACGATTCCTTTTGATCCGGAAAGCCCGTTTGTAACTAGCGGTATCCGTGTCGGTACGGCAGCAGTAACATCTCGCGGCTTTGGTGAAACAGAAATGGAAGAAATAGCAAAAATCATTGCTCTAACATTGAAAAACCCAGAAGATGAAGCAACGCTAAAAGAAGCTCGTGAACGCGTAACAGCCTTGACTGCAAAGTTCCCATTATATCAATAA
- the rho gene encoding transcription termination factor Rho, with the protein MSEVTISELEQMTLKELYAKAKEFKVSYYAKLTKKELIFSILKAQAEKSGYLFMDGILEIIPTEGFGFLRPINYSPSAEDIYISASQIRRFDLRNGDKVSGKVRPPKENERYYGLLHVDAVNGEDPEAAKERVHFPALTPLYPDRLMNLETDTKLISTRIMDLLTPVGYGQRGLIVAPPKAGKTMLLKQIANSITKKHPNAKLIILLVDERPEEVTDIERSVDEDVDVVSSTFDEVPENHIKVAELVLERAMRLVEHKKDVVVLMDSITRLARAYNLVIPPSGRTLSGGIDPAAFHRPKRFFGAARNIEDGGSFTILATALVETGSRMDDVIYEEFKGTGNMELHLDRNLAQRRIFPAIDILRSSTRKEELLVSKNHLEKMWAIRKSMQDSPDFLERFLRKLRSTKNNEEFLSVLEEEMKRKGTKKTS; encoded by the coding sequence GTGAGTGAAGTAACAATTTCAGAACTAGAACAAATGACATTAAAGGAACTCTATGCTAAAGCAAAAGAATTTAAAGTATCTTATTACGCAAAATTAACAAAAAAAGAACTAATATTTTCCATATTAAAAGCACAAGCAGAAAAAAGCGGTTATTTATTTATGGATGGTATTTTAGAAATCATCCCGACAGAAGGCTTCGGTTTCTTGCGTCCGATCAACTACTCGCCAAGTGCAGAGGATATTTATATTTCTGCATCACAAATCCGTCGTTTTGATTTACGTAATGGTGATAAAGTGTCCGGTAAAGTACGTCCACCAAAAGAAAATGAACGTTATTACGGATTATTACATGTTGATGCCGTCAATGGTGAGGATCCAGAAGCAGCGAAAGAACGTGTTCACTTCCCGGCTTTAACCCCATTATATCCTGATCGTTTGATGAATTTAGAAACGGATACAAAACTAATTTCGACAAGAATAATGGATTTGCTAACTCCTGTTGGTTATGGTCAGCGTGGCTTAATTGTCGCACCGCCTAAAGCAGGTAAAACGATGCTTCTTAAGCAAATCGCAAATAGTATTACCAAAAAACATCCGAACGCGAAGTTGATTATCCTCTTAGTGGACGAACGCCCAGAGGAAGTAACCGATATTGAGCGCTCCGTTGATGAGGATGTTGATGTTGTCAGCTCTACGTTTGACGAAGTGCCGGAAAATCATATTAAAGTAGCAGAATTAGTTTTAGAACGTGCGATGCGACTTGTCGAACACAAAAAGGATGTAGTAGTCCTTATGGATAGTATTACACGCCTTGCACGTGCATATAACCTTGTGATCCCACCAAGTGGTCGAACGTTATCCGGTGGTATTGACCCGGCTGCCTTCCATAGACCAAAACGCTTCTTCGGTGCTGCAAGAAATATTGAAGACGGCGGAAGCTTCACTATTCTAGCAACAGCCCTAGTAGAGACAGGTTCACGTATGGATGATGTAATCTATGAAGAATTTAAAGGTACAGGTAATATGGAATTACACTTGGATCGTAATTTGGCACAACGTCGTATTTTCCCTGCGATTGATATTTTACGCTCCAGTACAAGAAAAGAAGAATTGCTTGTATCGAAAAACCATCTGGAAAAAATGTGGGCGATTCGAAAAAGCATGCAGGATTCACCTGATTTCTTAGAGCGCTTCTTACGTAAGTTACGTTCAACGAAAAATAATGAGGAATTTTTATCCGTACTAGAAGAAGAAATGAAGCGTAAAGGTACGAAGAAAACAAGTTAA
- a CDS encoding low molecular weight protein arginine phosphatase: MNILFVCTGNTCRSPMAQAIFQHKTKHHVQSAGIFAGEGMPASMGTTEVLKQQGISSDHKSQPVTDDLMKWADLIITMTKNHRDLLKQSYPADADKIYTLKEYADPQYEHAWNKLKESYAHLEEAKLAGSEVDANLTDQINQLEKTVQNVDIIDPFGGNYMTYQKTYQELDIYLALLVKKIENKDR, translated from the coding sequence ATGAATATTTTATTCGTTTGTACGGGTAATACATGTCGCAGTCCAATGGCTCAAGCGATATTTCAACATAAAACAAAACATCACGTTCAATCTGCCGGGATATTCGCAGGTGAAGGAATGCCGGCGTCAATGGGGACAACGGAGGTATTAAAACAACAAGGGATTTCATCTGACCATAAATCCCAGCCTGTTACGGACGATTTGATGAAATGGGCTGATTTAATTATCACCATGACCAAAAATCACCGAGATCTGCTGAAGCAAAGCTATCCAGCAGATGCTGATAAAATCTACACATTAAAAGAATATGCTGACCCTCAGTATGAACATGCTTGGAATAAGTTAAAAGAATCCTATGCTCATTTAGAAGAAGCGAAACTAGCAGGAAGCGAAGTTGATGCAAATTTAACGGATCAAATTAATCAGTTAGAGAAAACTGTTCAAAATGTTGATATTATTGATCCCTTTGGCGGAAATTACATGACTTATCAAAAAACTTATCAAGAATTGGATATTTATCTTGCACTATTAGTCAAAAAGATAGAGAATAAAGATAGATAA
- a CDS encoding type B 50S ribosomal protein L31 produces the protein MKKGIHPEYHKVVFLDTSSDYKFLGGSTTSSEETIEWEDGNTYPLIRVEISSASHPFYTGKQKADKVGGRVDRFKKKYNLS, from the coding sequence ATGAAAAAAGGAATTCATCCAGAATACCACAAAGTTGTATTTCTTGATACAAGCTCTGACTACAAATTTCTAGGCGGATCTACTACTTCATCTGAAGAGACAATTGAATGGGAAGATGGCAACACTTACCCATTAATCCGTGTGGAAATCAGCTCAGCTTCTCACCCGTTCTATACTGGTAAGCAAAAAGCTGACAAAGTCGGCGGTCGTGTTGACCGATTCAAGAAAAAATACAACCTTAGCTAA
- the prmC gene encoding peptide chain release factor N(5)-glutamine methyltransferase, which produces MQITTVYEALEWASSFLQKHNCEPKVAEILLLHELDWTKTDLLIQLRDPIASEKLEHFQQKVEQHAKTKIPVQHLTGVEAFYGHSFHVNQHVLIPRPETEELVQRVTEVVDKANVTCVDVGTGSGVIAVSLAKEWEHRQVEMLATDLSEDALKVAGKNAAKHEAKIDFYQGNFLEPLIEQGKRVDIIVSNPPYIAYEEADSLSETVKNFDPDMALFADEHGLAAYQQIIHQASQVLKRHGMIFFEIGHMQAEAVTKLIKQQFPESKVTVFQDINGKDRIVRGIM; this is translated from the coding sequence ATGCAGATAACGACTGTCTATGAGGCCCTGGAGTGGGCTTCTTCTTTTTTACAAAAACATAACTGCGAACCGAAAGTAGCTGAAATACTCCTTTTACATGAATTAGATTGGACCAAAACAGACTTGCTCATTCAATTGCGCGATCCGATTGCCTCAGAGAAATTAGAGCATTTTCAACAAAAGGTTGAACAGCATGCCAAAACAAAAATCCCTGTCCAGCATTTAACGGGTGTCGAAGCATTCTATGGCCACAGTTTCCATGTCAATCAGCATGTTCTGATACCAAGACCGGAAACGGAAGAGCTTGTACAACGAGTGACAGAAGTTGTGGATAAAGCCAATGTTACTTGCGTGGATGTCGGTACCGGCAGTGGTGTAATAGCGGTAAGCTTAGCAAAAGAATGGGAACATAGACAGGTAGAAATGCTTGCAACAGATCTTTCCGAAGATGCTTTAAAAGTCGCCGGAAAAAATGCTGCTAAACACGAAGCAAAGATTGACTTTTATCAAGGGAATTTTTTAGAACCATTGATCGAACAGGGGAAACGAGTAGATATTATTGTCTCCAATCCACCGTATATAGCTTATGAGGAAGCGGACAGTCTATCGGAAACCGTAAAAAATTTTGATCCGGACATGGCGTTGTTTGCGGATGAACATGGACTTGCAGCTTATCAACAAATTATCCACCAGGCGAGTCAAGTGTTAAAGAGACACGGGATGATCTTTTTCGAAATTGGTCACATGCAAGCAGAAGCTGTTACCAAACTGATTAAACAGCAATTTCCCGAGAGTAAAGTGACCGTTTTCCAAGATATTAATGGCAAAGATCGAATCGTCCGCGGGATAATGTAA
- a CDS encoding methyl-accepting chemotaxis protein produces the protein MEGKTKKGVSLRIKLVVFTTLLAIITYSTSGFFIYFLQELIRPYIQISELWYVLGTLILGIIWSGILAFAAAGFITKSLNRLKNIAIKVAEGDLNQEIESPKSTDDEIGALTLAFQKMVHHLKTVLTEIEQHATETSQSVHKMKDAASISKQQTVVLGDTIGQISTGAEETSEAIQQTAEAVENSTRLATQVDQKAEDSQGKSNEMVQQLNESKDVISQLLTGIMQLADNQDHALHDVNRLSQKAKEVENVISLVGDISEQTNLLALNASIEASRAGEEGKGFAVVAEEVRKLADQSSNAVQTISNLIQDMQKDVALVVGNMRTQVDETRGEVKKGEQTNEVIDNMSDSVHQVASAIGEISQLVDNQLQEIEATQAKSQNVAAIAEETSTGAEEMRATVEEQADFAENLEELAISLEQQAQNLKIKIEQFKLS, from the coding sequence ATGGAGGGAAAAACAAAAAAAGGGGTAAGTCTCAGAATTAAGCTAGTAGTATTTACTACTTTACTAGCCATTATCACCTACTCTACCAGTGGGTTTTTTATTTATTTTTTACAGGAACTGATCAGACCGTATATTCAAATATCAGAATTATGGTATGTACTTGGTACATTAATATTAGGGATTATTTGGTCTGGTATTTTGGCTTTTGCTGCTGCGGGGTTTATCACCAAATCACTTAACCGCTTGAAAAATATTGCAATAAAAGTGGCTGAAGGTGACTTGAATCAAGAGATTGAATCGCCAAAATCGACGGATGACGAGATTGGTGCGTTAACCCTCGCTTTTCAAAAAATGGTCCACCATTTAAAAACAGTTCTAACGGAAATTGAACAGCATGCGACAGAAACATCACAATCCGTACATAAAATGAAAGACGCTGCATCTATATCAAAACAACAAACAGTTGTCTTAGGAGACACAATCGGTCAAATTTCAACAGGAGCCGAGGAGACTTCAGAAGCCATTCAACAAACAGCAGAAGCAGTGGAGAATTCCACTCGCCTTGCCACACAAGTAGATCAAAAGGCTGAGGATTCACAGGGTAAATCAAATGAAATGGTTCAGCAGTTAAATGAATCTAAAGATGTCATCAGTCAATTACTTACTGGTATTATGCAGTTGGCAGATAATCAGGATCATGCGCTTCATGACGTGAATCGATTATCCCAAAAAGCGAAAGAAGTTGAAAATGTTATCTCTCTTGTAGGAGACATCAGTGAACAGACCAACCTTTTAGCATTGAATGCATCGATTGAGGCTTCTCGTGCTGGGGAAGAAGGGAAAGGGTTCGCGGTTGTCGCCGAAGAGGTAAGGAAATTAGCGGACCAAAGTTCGAACGCCGTGCAAACAATCTCTAACTTAATTCAAGACATGCAAAAAGATGTTGCACTGGTAGTGGGTAATATGCGAACACAAGTGGATGAAACGCGAGGAGAAGTGAAAAAAGGCGAGCAAACGAACGAAGTCATTGATAACATGTCTGACTCTGTTCATCAGGTAGCATCCGCTATCGGAGAAATATCACAGCTCGTTGATAATCAATTGCAAGAAATCGAAGCAACACAAGCAAAGTCACAAAATGTGGCTGCTATCGCGGAAGAAACATCTACTGGTGCAGAGGAAATGCGTGCCACTGTTGAAGAACAGGCAGATTTTGCCGAAAATTTAGAAGAATTGGCAATTTCGCTCGAACAACAAGCACAAAACTTGAAAATAAAGATCGAGCAATTTAAGCTAAGCTAA
- the spoIIR gene encoding stage II sporulation protein R: MRKLILFFVLIFLIIGFFPQKVTSNEQSYQVIPDEAIRLRILANSEDEKDQATKHAVRDAVNEEVTRWVEEMDDIDEARQLISSRIDDIDQIVKDTVAEEATEYTVEYRKDVKFPTKLYDNYLYPAGEYEAILITLGEAEGSNWWCVVFPPLCFLDFSFGTTVEAAEDEEDQEEEQEEKEKEEEEVEYTFFFLKWFN, from the coding sequence ATGCGAAAGCTTATTTTATTTTTTGTACTCATTTTTTTAATTATAGGTTTTTTTCCACAAAAGGTAACAAGTAATGAACAGTCCTATCAAGTCATTCCTGATGAAGCGATCCGTTTGAGGATTTTAGCAAACAGCGAGGATGAAAAAGATCAAGCGACGAAACACGCGGTTAGGGATGCGGTGAATGAAGAGGTGACAAGATGGGTGGAGGAAATGGATGATATTGATGAAGCGAGACAACTTATTTCCTCTCGCATTGATGATATCGATCAAATCGTTAAAGATACCGTTGCAGAAGAAGCAACCGAATATACGGTGGAATATCGCAAAGATGTAAAATTTCCAACTAAACTATATGATAACTATCTTTATCCGGCTGGTGAATATGAGGCGATCTTGATTACGTTAGGGGAAGCAGAAGGCTCCAATTGGTGGTGTGTCGTTTTCCCACCGTTATGTTTTTTAGATTTTTCATTTGGTACAACAGTAGAAGCGGCTGAAGATGAAGAAGATCAAGAGGAAGAACAAGAGGAAAAAGAAAAGGAAGAAGAGGAAGTAGAATACACTTTTTTCTTCTTAAAATGGTTTAATTAA
- the prfA gene encoding peptide chain release factor 1 produces the protein MLDRLESLEARYDKLNELLSDPEVINDSKKLREYSKEQSDLQDLITAYREYKDVATQLDDAKEMLEDDLDEEMREMTKMEISELSEQKEELEERLRILLLPKDPNDDKNVIMEVRGAAGGDEAALFAGDLFRMYSRYAESQGWKIDVMDSNTTGVGGFKEVIFMINGNGAYSKLKFENGAHRVQRVPETESGGRIHTSTATVVVMPEAEEVEIDINEKDIRVDTFASSGPGGQSVNTTMSAVRLTHEPTGTVVSIQDEKSQIKNKEKAMKVLRARIYDKFQQEAQAEYDQTRKSAVGSGDRSERIRTYNFPQNRVTDHRIGLTIQKLDQILEGKLEEVIDALIIEEQAKKMEEIGE, from the coding sequence GTGTTAGATCGTTTAGAGTCGTTAGAAGCACGTTATGATAAATTAAATGAATTATTAAGTGACCCTGAAGTTATTAATGATTCGAAAAAATTAAGAGAATATTCGAAAGAACAATCAGACCTTCAGGATCTTATAACAGCCTATCGTGAATATAAAGACGTAGCCACACAGTTAGATGATGCAAAGGAAATGCTCGAGGACGATCTTGATGAGGAAATGCGCGAGATGACCAAGATGGAAATATCAGAGCTTTCCGAGCAAAAAGAAGAACTGGAAGAACGTCTGAGGATTTTACTACTACCGAAAGATCCAAACGATGACAAGAACGTTATCATGGAAGTTCGCGGTGCGGCAGGTGGGGACGAAGCAGCCCTTTTTGCCGGGGATTTATTCAGAATGTATTCCCGCTATGCTGAATCACAAGGCTGGAAGATTGATGTGATGGACTCCAATACAACAGGTGTTGGCGGTTTTAAAGAAGTGATCTTCATGATTAATGGGAATGGCGCCTATTCCAAATTAAAGTTTGAAAATGGTGCTCACCGTGTACAACGTGTACCGGAAACCGAATCAGGTGGACGTATTCATACTTCAACGGCAACGGTAGTCGTAATGCCGGAAGCAGAGGAAGTTGAAATCGATATAAATGAAAAAGATATTCGCGTCGATACCTTTGCGTCAAGTGGCCCTGGTGGACAATCGGTAAACACAACGATGTCTGCTGTTCGTTTAACGCACGAGCCAACGGGAACTGTTGTATCGATTCAAGACGAAAAATCACAAATCAAAAATAAAGAAAAAGCAATGAAAGTTTTACGTGCTCGTATTTATGATAAATTCCAACAGGAAGCACAAGCAGAATATGATCAAACTCGTAAATCTGCCGTCGGTTCTGGTGACCGTTCAGAGCGTATCAGAACGTATAATTTCCCGCAAAACCGTGTGACAGACCACCGTATCGGTCTGACGATTCAAAAGCTTGATCAGATCTTAGAAGGTAAGCTGGAAGAAGTAATTGATGCACTTATCATCGAAGAACAAGCGAAGAAAATGGAAGAAATCGGTGAGTAA
- a CDS encoding thymidine kinase, with amino-acid sequence MHIMKHAGWIELICGSMFSGKSEELIRRVRRATYGNLSVAVYKPQLDNRYKDDCVVSHNGSEVIAKPVDRAVDILEDITDDVDLIGIDEVQFFDDDIIHVVSELADRGHRVVLAGLDTDFRGEPFGPMPQLLAISEFVTKLNAVCPVCGSPASRTQRLINGSPASYDDPVILVGAKEAYEPRCRHHHDVPNHPKSKLKAHSRL; translated from the coding sequence ATGCACATTATGAAGCATGCCGGTTGGATTGAACTAATATGCGGAAGCATGTTTTCAGGTAAATCAGAAGAATTAATTCGCAGAGTACGACGCGCAACATATGGAAACCTCTCTGTTGCTGTTTATAAACCACAATTAGACAATCGTTATAAAGATGATTGTGTCGTTTCGCATAACGGGTCAGAAGTAATAGCGAAACCAGTCGATCGAGCAGTCGACATATTAGAAGACATCACCGACGATGTCGATCTGATCGGAATTGATGAAGTACAATTTTTTGACGATGACATCATCCACGTCGTCTCAGAACTGGCTGATAGAGGTCATCGTGTGGTCCTTGCAGGATTGGATACTGATTTTCGCGGAGAACCATTTGGACCGATGCCACAGCTATTGGCGATCAGTGAATTTGTTACAAAACTAAATGCGGTATGCCCTGTTTGTGGTTCTCCGGCAAGCAGAACCCAGCGTTTGATTAATGGAAGTCCAGCTTCCTATGATGATCCCGTTATTTTAGTCGGTGCCAAAGAAGCATATGAACCGAGATGCAGACATCACCATGATGTACCTAATCACCCGAAAAGTAAATTAAAAGCACATAGTAGACTTTGA
- the rpiB gene encoding ribose 5-phosphate isomerase B has translation MKVILASDHGGINLSKEIISLLEELNIEYEDIGCGCEDSVDYPDYGIPAAERVASGEFDRGILICGTGIGMSIAANKVKGIRAALVHDVFSARATREHNDSNMITMGERVIGAGLAREIVKEWLGTEFQGGRHANRVGKLTDYENK, from the coding sequence ATGAAAGTCATTTTAGCATCTGATCATGGCGGTATTAATCTGTCAAAGGAAATTATATCTCTATTAGAAGAATTGAACATTGAATATGAAGACATTGGCTGTGGTTGTGAAGATTCTGTTGATTACCCGGATTACGGAATTCCGGCGGCTGAACGAGTAGCAAGCGGAGAATTTGATCGTGGTATTTTGATTTGCGGAACTGGAATCGGTATGTCCATCGCAGCGAACAAAGTAAAAGGGATACGTGCTGCGCTAGTACATGATGTATTTAGTGCAAGAGCAACTCGTGAGCATAATGATTCGAACATGATCACAATGGGTGAACGTGTCATTGGAGCTGGTCTGGCACGAGAAATAGTTAAAGAATGGTTAGGTACAGAGTTCCAGGGCGGCCGTCACGCGAACCGTGTTGGTAAATTAACAGATTACGAGAATAAATAA
- a CDS encoding TIGR01440 family protein produces MKLDQWGLDLRAIVDEWISLHLLSEGDLFVVGCSTSEVAGERIGTAGSEEVAAMIFQELSRLKEKTGVHLCFQCCEHLNRAIVLEKKIMREKSLDQVSVRPVRKAGGSMAAYAYDHLEDAVVVESIQADAGIDIGETMIGMQLRPVAIPLRLEKRYVGNARTTYARTRPKLIGGPRAVYPD; encoded by the coding sequence ATGAAATTGGATCAATGGGGATTAGATCTAAGAGCAATTGTGGATGAATGGATTTCACTTCATCTCCTATCAGAAGGTGACCTCTTTGTCGTTGGTTGTTCGACGAGTGAAGTAGCAGGTGAACGGATCGGTACAGCAGGCAGCGAAGAAGTTGCAGCAATGATTTTTCAGGAATTAAGCCGCTTAAAAGAAAAAACAGGTGTTCATTTATGTTTTCAATGCTGTGAACACTTAAATCGAGCGATCGTGTTAGAAAAGAAAATAATGCGAGAAAAGAGTCTTGACCAGGTATCTGTAAGGCCGGTTCGTAAAGCTGGCGGCTCCATGGCAGCATACGCATATGATCATTTAGAAGACGCGGTTGTGGTCGAGTCAATTCAAGCTGATGCTGGTATCGACATTGGCGAAACCATGATTGGTATGCAACTGAGACCTGTAGCAATTCCTCTACGATTGGAGAAGCGTTACGTTGGCAACGCAAGAACAACTTATGCACGAACAAGACCAAAATTAATTGGCGGTCCAAGAGCTGTGTATCCGGACTAA
- a CDS encoding manganese efflux pump MntP — MVASIGEVISIICMAFALGMDAFSVGLGIGMQAIRLKRIFLIGLVVGIFHMIMPFIGLLLGSILSNKIEGIAILAAGLLLCAIGSQMIFQTFWQKDTQILAPVGFGLIMFAFSVSLDSFSIGISLGLSGAATVFAISMFGLFSTVLTWFALLIGRRTHHLLGTYSELIGGTILFGFGLHVLF; from the coding sequence ATGGTGGCATCAATAGGTGAAGTTATCTCCATTATATGTATGGCTTTTGCATTAGGAATGGATGCTTTTTCCGTTGGATTGGGTATTGGTATGCAAGCAATCCGTTTGAAACGAATATTTTTGATCGGACTTGTAGTTGGTATTTTTCATATGATCATGCCTTTCATAGGTTTGCTGTTAGGTTCGATACTATCCAATAAAATAGAGGGAATTGCCATTCTAGCTGCAGGTTTATTATTATGTGCGATAGGTTCCCAAATGATATTTCAAACCTTTTGGCAAAAAGATACACAAATATTAGCACCAGTAGGTTTTGGCTTAATCATGTTTGCTTTTAGCGTAAGTTTAGACAGCTTTTCGATAGGAATATCACTTGGTTTATCCGGTGCGGCAACTGTATTTGCGATTTCCATGTTTGGCCTTTTTAGCACGGTATTGACATGGTTTGCATTACTAATTGGCAGACGAACGCATCATCTATTAGGCACCTATAGTGAACTAATAGGGGGCACGATCCTCTTTGGATTTGGACTGCATGTACTATTCTGA